A genome region from Methylobacterium sp. FF17 includes the following:
- a CDS encoding cysteine desulfurase family protein: MTSPRVYLDHNATSPVRPEVAAAVAQALTLVGNPSSIHGEGRAARAALEAARDAVARRVGAGTGRVVFTSGGTEAANAVLSGALTRAGQPAPTRLLMSATEHPCIAAGHRFPADAVDLIPVDTAGLVDLGVLAALLARHAETGVLISVQAANNETGVIQPLGAIVALARAHGRALVHSDAVQAVGKIPLDCAGLGLDALTLSGHKFGAPKGIGALVLAEGVGLSEPLLRGGSQEGRLRGGTENLPGIVGLGVAAELAEPAEAARLAPMRDRIALGLRARAPDLTVFGAGAPRLPNTLCFAVPGLDAPTALMALDLAGLALSSGSACASGKVARSPVLAAMAVSPALAAGALRVSLGWNSTESDVARCLAACERVLETLYRRQGRAA; encoded by the coding sequence ATGACTTCGCCCCGCGTCTATCTCGACCACAACGCGACCTCGCCGGTTCGGCCCGAGGTGGCGGCGGCCGTGGCGCAGGCGCTCACCCTGGTCGGCAACCCCTCCTCGATCCACGGGGAAGGGCGCGCGGCCCGGGCGGCCCTGGAGGCGGCGCGCGACGCCGTGGCGCGCCGGGTCGGGGCGGGCACGGGCCGCGTGGTCTTCACCAGCGGGGGAACCGAGGCGGCGAACGCAGTCCTGTCCGGCGCCCTGACGCGGGCGGGACAACCCGCACCGACGCGCCTCCTGATGAGCGCCACCGAGCATCCGTGCATCGCGGCCGGGCACCGCTTCCCGGCGGATGCGGTCGACCTGATCCCGGTCGACACGGCCGGGCTTGTCGATCTCGGCGTCCTTGCGGCCCTGCTGGCGCGCCACGCCGAGACGGGTGTGCTGATCTCGGTCCAGGCGGCCAACAACGAGACCGGGGTGATCCAGCCGCTCGGCGCCATCGTGGCCCTGGCCCGGGCGCATGGGCGGGCCCTGGTGCATTCCGATGCCGTCCAGGCGGTGGGCAAGATCCCCCTCGATTGCGCGGGCCTCGGGCTCGATGCCCTGACCCTGTCGGGCCACAAGTTCGGCGCGCCGAAGGGGATCGGCGCCCTGGTGCTGGCGGAGGGGGTCGGCCTGAGCGAGCCCCTGCTGCGCGGCGGCAGCCAGGAGGGGCGCCTGCGCGGCGGCACCGAGAACCTGCCCGGGATCGTCGGGCTCGGGGTGGCGGCGGAGCTGGCCGAGCCCGCCGAGGCGGCCCGCCTCGCCCCCATGCGCGACCGCATCGCGTTGGGCCTGCGCGCCCGCGCGCCCGACCTCACGGTGTTCGGCGCGGGCGCTCCGCGCCTGCCCAACACCCTGTGCTTCGCCGTGCCGGGGCTGGACGCTCCGACGGCGCTGATGGCGCTGGATCTCGCCGGGCTCGCGCTCTCGTCGGGGTCGGCCTGCGCCTCCGGCAAGGTCGCGCGCTCACCCGTGCTCGCGGCCATGGCGGTGTCCCCTGCGCTGGCCGCAGGGGCGCTGCGCGTGAGCCTCGGGTGGAACAGCACGGA
- a CDS encoding alpha/beta hydrolase: protein MPEVIFTGPAGRLEGRYQAPKKKGAPIAIVLHPHPQFGGTMNNQIVYNLFYTFANRGFAALRFNFRGVGRSQGAFDHGTGELSDAASALDWVQSVNPEARACWIAGVSFGSWIGMQLLMRRPEIEGFISIAAMANRYDFTFLAPCPSSGLFVHGSEDRVAPAREVMPVIEKVKTQKGVIIEHQMVEGANHFFDGKVDELTQTVDTYLDKRLGPKDEPKA, encoded by the coding sequence ATGCCCGAGGTCATTTTCACCGGTCCGGCCGGCCGTCTCGAAGGGCGCTATCAGGCCCCCAAGAAGAAGGGCGCGCCCATCGCCATCGTGCTGCATCCGCATCCCCAGTTCGGGGGCACGATGAACAACCAGATCGTGTACAACCTGTTCTACACCTTCGCCAATCGCGGCTTCGCGGCCCTGCGCTTCAACTTCCGCGGCGTCGGCCGCAGCCAGGGCGCCTTCGACCACGGCACCGGCGAACTTTCCGACGCCGCCTCGGCCCTCGACTGGGTGCAGTCGGTCAACCCCGAGGCCCGTGCCTGCTGGATCGCCGGTGTCTCGTTCGGCTCGTGGATCGGCATGCAGCTGCTGATGCGCCGCCCCGAGATCGAGGGCTTCATCTCGATCGCCGCCATGGCCAACCGCTACGACTTCACCTTCCTGGCCCCTTGCCCCTCCTCGGGCCTGTTCGTGCACGGCTCCGAGGACCGGGTCGCCCCGGCCCGCGAGGTGATGCCGGTGATCGAGAAGGTGAAGACCCAGAAGGGCGTCATCATCGAGCACCAGATGGTCGAGGGCGCCAATCACTTCTTCGACGGCAAGGTCGACGAACTGACCCAGACCGTCGACACCTACCTCGACAAGCGCCTCGGCCCGAAGGACGAGCCGAAGGCCTGA